The Gossypium raimondii isolate GPD5lz chromosome 2, ASM2569854v1, whole genome shotgun sequence genome segment agattgGGGAAGGGAAGGTATCTAAACTCACAAGCTTATAAtcagaaaaaaagagaaagatgcAGGGCCATGTCTCACAGGATACTCCGGTTGGTGTTCCGGCAGCTTTAATATGGGACGTATACCGTGGTCTGGAACTGGGGAGGCTTGTGGATAAACTAGCACCGGAGGTTCTTGGAAGGGTAGAATTCCTAGAAGGTGATGGAGGCGTTGGAACCATTGCCAAACTCACACTTCCACCAGGCACGTACTTGATATATTGATAGTTTTTGGTTAGAAATAATAAGGGATTCTATTTTGCAATAAAATGTGAATTTCATTGTAGGAAGCCCTGGAAGGGGTTACATGAAAGAAAGATTCACAAAGATTGATGATGAAAATCGAGTTAAAGAAACAGAAGTGCTTGAAGGAGGATACAAAGATCTTGGATTCGATGTGGTTCGTATTCGGTTAGAGATAGTGGAGAAAGATTCGGAATCATGTATGGTGAGGTCAACTATAGAGTATGAAGGAGACGAGAAGCTTGCTGATGTTGTTTCCCATGTCAACGTTAAGCCATTGGAAATGATGGCTGAAATTATTGGGAAACATCTCTGCCAAAACAAATCCACTCCCTAGGACTTTCCCTTTCCATCTTCCAATCCAACTACTTCGTTTCATTGCTCATTTCTCATATATCCAAGATATGATGGATATATGTCCGTTTTATAGTGAATGTTTGAGGTGTATAGTTGTACTTTTCACAATGTTATCTTTAAATACATTCTCTCCTTAAAAATAGTACAATGTGACttaattgatggtttgatgTTTAAATATAGTTTGATGTGACATAACCTATAATACAATGTGACATAttctataatttaaatatgtgacttaattataaaacataaagcaAAGGGATACTCAATTTCCCTTAATTTATTAAGTCTATCCAAATAAAGGAAAGAAACGAAAATCCATTGCCTTCGCATTTTGCCCCGCCTCCCTACCTcgtctttaaaattttgacacatcaattttttttctttaaacattGGTTTATTATGGGTTCAAATATGCTAAAGGTCTCtctattcttttaaaatttaaaatttaatccttatactttaattttgaggtATTCggtcttatatttttatataaaaatcttgGTCCCTCGCCTAATTTTGCCATTAAAGTTAATGGTGTCAAAGGCAAAATAACTTTTAAGCCtttcatatttacaaatttttgtcaatttgatccttaCCCTTTAAaagtacttaaaattttaaaattaaaattttcatattttaaataaaaacataaaaattaaaaaaatttatagttttaaaggattaa includes the following:
- the LOC105787951 gene encoding norbelladine synthase produces the protein MQGHVSQDTPVGVPAALIWDVYRGLELGRLVDKLAPEVLGRVEFLEGDGGVGTIAKLTLPPGTPGRGYMKERFTKIDDENRVKETEVLEGGYKDLGFDVVRIRLEIVEKDSESCMVRSTIEYEGDEKLADVVSHVNVKPLEMMAEIIGKHLCQNKSTP